The Scleropages formosus chromosome 11, fSclFor1.1, whole genome shotgun sequence genome window below encodes:
- the LOC108941278 gene encoding aminopeptidase N-like isoform X3, with product MSRGARRVSKTAARAAVTAAVLALLLAAIAVIAVHQGKWKRDPPEGRPVVVTAVLSEAPPNMRLPKSLIPDSGNSTVKFKCTEATAWIYIHCKDLNVTFLRAMDEKQSTVEVKNVTVKKDESNFLEIELRDTLRANETYYLITAFSGPLVHDSAGLYIIEYRENEGSQRYLATSHMQPTDARKVFPCFDEPHMKAVFEVTIIHRKDTIALTNAAQKAQAEINIEDEAWLITEFFPTQHMSTYLLAFTVFNYEAKMTDYGRYVIKTWGPPEAIVAGHADYAHRISGQILKFFEDHYDMKYPLPKLDQVAVAKLAGNAMENWGLVMYNKKAILYEEGVSTTTEKENIAAVIAHELAHQWFGNLVTMKWWNDLWLNEAFATYYSYLGVDGVEPAWNFKDLIISNEVQYMLQFESLDSSRPIIKEEDEVQSPEDIAEQFDIITYKKGASILNMLSDYLSESVFENGLKSYLKAFKYKNVDSRDLWDHLQKATNDSNKNIQVAEMMESWTKQEGYPVITINTSSGEVSQRHFLLNQSAEQNLTWHVPIKVMKSGLREVKLDLLTVKGPVSKPTYKSREEEWILANVNSTGYYRVNYDLENWRRLVMQLETQHQEIPVISRGQLIDDAFNLAVARQINFTLALDTTKFLRKETEFIPWNSAIKSFQYLKHLLDFTEVSSPMKAYIRKLVAPLYDHFEACTVNSTVPDSLTAQYNQINAVTLACSNDVTKCHKMATDAFNKLEKNPDSEWIHPNLKRRIYCTAIAAGGEKEWDFAWEMFQNTKSMTEKKDLLSALACTKQTSLLKRYLEYSLDPDKIKKSDFFSIIQFIATNADGQQLAWDFIQSKWEYIIQTYEEEEVPVIDLIHGVTQRFSSEAKLEENVQHSSLPICVLIQLRQFLKNQGEEAIPSVVWALESAIESTQFNIQWVQENKQNFLDWFHRESVAH from the exons ATGTCGCGAGGAGCGCGCCGCGTGTCAAAGACTGCGGCGCGCGCCGCGGTCACGGCCGCCGTCCTCGCGCTTCTCCTCGCCGCCATTGCCGTAATCGCTGTGCACCAAGGAAAGTGGAAGCGGGACCCACCTGAGGGGCGTCCCGTCGTCGTCACCGCGGTCCTGTCTGAGGCGCCGCCGAACATGAGGCTGCCCAAGAGCCTGATCCCGGACAG CGGAAACTCCACTGTGAAATTCAAGTGCACGGAGGCCACGGCATGGATCTACATCCACTGCAAAGATCTCAATGTAACTTTCCTGCGTGCGATGGATGAGAAGCAGTCGACCGTAGAggtgaaaaatgtcacagtgaAAAAAGATGAGAGCAATTTTTTAGAAATTGAACTTAGAGACACACTGAGAGCTAATGAGACCTATTACCTTATTACTGCTTTTAGTGGGCCGCTGGTTCATGACTCAGCTGGTCTTTACATTATTGAATACAGAGAAAATGAGGGCAGTCAAAG ATACCTTGCAACTAGCCATATGCAGCCTACAGATGCTCGAAAAGTATTTCCATGTTTTGATGAACCACATATGAAAGCTGTGTTTGAAGTCACCATAATCCACAGAAAGGATACTATAGCACTTACCAACGCAGCTCAGAAAG CTCAAGCGGAAATTAACATTGAAGATGAAGCATGGTTAATCACTGAGTTTTTTCCAACTCAGCATATGTCAACATATCTCTTAGCCTTTACAGTCTTTAATTATGAAGCCAAAATGACTGACTATGGGAGATATGTAATTAAG ACATGGGGCCCACCTGAAGCTATTGTGGCTGGGCATGCAGATTATGCACATAGAATTTCTGGACAAATCCTCAAATTCTTTGAAGATCATTATGATATGAAGTATCCATTGCCTAAACTTG aCCAAGTTGCTGTGGCAAAATTAGCAGGCAATGCTATGGAGAATTGGGGTTTGGTAATGTACAACAAAAAAGCAATTCTATATGAAGAGGGTGTTTCTACtacaacagaaaaagagaacattGCTGCAGTAATTGCTCATGAACTAGCCCATCAG TGGTTTGGAAACCTTGTCACAATGAAATGGTGGAATGATTTGTGGCTCAATGAGGCATTTGCAACATATTACTCATACCTTGGAGTGGATGGAGTGGAGCCAGCCTGgaatttt AAAGATTTAATAATTAGTAACGAAGTTCAGTATATGCTACAGTTTGAGTCTCTGGACAGTTCTCGTCCCATAATCAAAGAAGAAGATGAAGTGCAAAGCCCAGAAGATATCGCTGAACAATTTGACATCATCACTTACAAAAAG GGAGCATCAATACTGAACATGCTGTCAGATTATTTATCAGAGTCAGTCTTTGAAAATGGCCTGAAG TCATATTTAAAGGCTTTCAAGTATAAGAATGTAGACTCCAGGGACCTATGGGATCACTTACAGAAG GCAACAAATGACAGCAACAAAAatatacaagtggcagaaatgatgGAGAGTTGGACTAAGCAAGAGGGCTATCCCGTAATAACCATTAACACCAGTTCTGGAGAAGTATCTCAAAGACATTTTCTTCTCAACCAATCTGCCGAACAAAA TCTTACGTGGCACGTTCCGATAAAAGTGATGAAGTCTGGTTTAAGGGAAGTAAAGCTGGACCTGCTGACTGTAAAAGGTCCAG TTTCAAAGCCAACGTATAAATCCAGAGAAGAAGAATGGATCCTAGCCAATGTCAACAGTACTGGATATTACAGAGTTAACTACGATCTTGAGAACTGGAGAAGATTGGTAATGCAGCTTGAAACTCAGCACCAG GAGATTCCAGTCATCAGCAGAGGGCAGCTGATTGATGATGCATTtaatcttgcagt AGCCAGACAGATCAACTTCACTTTGGCACTGGACACAACCAAGTTCCTACGAAAGGAAACCGAATTCATTCCATGGAACTCTGCCATAAAATCATTTCAGTATTTGAAACACCTACTGGATTTTACTGAGGTGTCTAGCCCCATGAAG GCATACATAAGGAAACTTGTCGCTCCACTTTATGACCATTTTGAAGCTTGCACTGTTAATTCAACAGTCCCAGACAGCCTGACTGCACA GTACAACCAGATTAATGCAGTCACCCTTGCCTGTAGCAATGACGTTACCAAGTGCCACAAGATGGCAACTGATGCCTTCAACAAATTGGAAAAGAACCCTGATTCAGAATG GATTCATCCAAACTTGAAAAGAAGAATCTACTGCACTGCCatagcagcaggaggagagaagGAATGGGACTTTGCTTGGGAGATGTTTCAGAATACCAAAagtatgactgaaaaaaaagatttactgTCAGCTCTGGCTTGCACTAAGCAAACCAGTCTTTTAAAAAG GTACCTTGAATACTCCCTGGACCCAGACAAGATAAAGAAGTCTGATTTCTTTTCCATCATCCAATTCATTGCCACAAATGCTGATGGGCAGCAGTTAGCGTGGGACTTTATCCAATCCAAGTGGGAATACATTATCCAAAC atatgaagaagaagaagttcCAGTGATTGATCTAATTCATGGAGTAACACAGAGATTCTCCTCAGAGGCTAAACTGGAAGAG AATGTCCAACATTCTTCTCTTCCCATCTGCGTCTTGATTCAGCTCAGGCAGTTCCTGAAGAACCAGGGGGAGGAAGCCATCCCTTCTGTCGTGTGGGCCCTGGAGTCCGCCATCGAAAGTACACAATTTAACATCCAGTGGGTGCAGGAAAACAAGCAGAATTTTCTGGACTGGTTTCACAGAGAGTCTGTAGCCCATTAA
- the LOC108941278 gene encoding aminopeptidase N-like isoform X2, with product MSRGARRVSKTAARAAVTAAVLALLLAAIAVIAVHQGKWKRDPPEGRPVVVTAVLSEAPPNMRLPKSLIPDRYRVYLQVHLDSKASNVTRETFTFSGNSTVKFKCTEATAWIYIHCKDLNVTFLRAMDEKQSTVEVKNVTVKKDESNFLEIELRDTLRANETYYLITAFSGPLVHDSAGLYIIEYRENEGSQRYLATSHMQPTDARKVFPCFDEPHMKAVFEVTIIHRKDTIALTNAAQKAQAEINIEDEAWLITEFFPTQHMSTYLLAFTVFNYEAKMTDYGRYVIKTWGPPEAIVAGHADYAHRISGQILKFFEDHYDMKYPLPKLDQVAVAKLAGNAMENWGLVMYNKKAILYEEGVSTTTEKENIAAVIAHELAHQWFGNLVTMKWWNDLWLNEAFATYYSYLGVDGVEPAWNFKDLIISNEVQYMLQFESLDSSRPIIKEEDEVQSPEDIAEQFDIITYKKGASILNMLSDYLSESVFENGLKSYLKAFKYKNVDSRDLWDHLQKATNDSNKNIQVAEMMESWTKQEGYPVITINTSSGEVSQRHFLLNQSAEQNLTWHVPIKVMKSGLREVKLDLLTVKGPVSKPTYKSREEEWILANVNSTGYYRVNYDLENWRRLVMQLETQHQEIPVISRGQLIDDAFNLAVARQINFTLALDTTKFLRKETEFIPWNSAIKSFQYLKHLLDFTEVSSPMKAYIRKLVAPLYDHFEACTVNSTVPDSLTAQYNQINAVTLACSNDVTKCHKMATDAFNKLEKNPDSEWIHPNLKRRIYCTAIAAGGEKEWDFAWEMFQNTKSMTEKKDLLSALACTKQTSLLKRYLEYSLDPDKIKKSDFFSIIQFIATNADGQQLAWDFIQSKWEYIIQTYEEEEVPVIDLIHGVTQRFSSEAKLEELRQFLKNQGEEAIPSVVWALESAIESTQFNIQWVQENKQNFLDWFHRESVAH from the exons ATGTCGCGAGGAGCGCGCCGCGTGTCAAAGACTGCGGCGCGCGCCGCGGTCACGGCCGCCGTCCTCGCGCTTCTCCTCGCCGCCATTGCCGTAATCGCTGTGCACCAAGGAAAGTGGAAGCGGGACCCACCTGAGGGGCGTCCCGTCGTCGTCACCGCGGTCCTGTCTGAGGCGCCGCCGAACATGAGGCTGCCCAAGAGCCTGATCCCGGACAGGTACAGAGTTTACCTTCAGGTTCACCTGGACAGCAAGGCGAGCAACGTGACGAGGGAAACGTTCACTTTCAGCGGAAACTCCACTGTGAAATTCAAGTGCACGGAGGCCACGGCATGGATCTACATCCACTGCAAAGATCTCAATGTAACTTTCCTGCGTGCGATGGATGAGAAGCAGTCGACCGTAGAggtgaaaaatgtcacagtgaAAAAAGATGAGAGCAATTTTTTAGAAATTGAACTTAGAGACACACTGAGAGCTAATGAGACCTATTACCTTATTACTGCTTTTAGTGGGCCGCTGGTTCATGACTCAGCTGGTCTTTACATTATTGAATACAGAGAAAATGAGGGCAGTCAAAG ATACCTTGCAACTAGCCATATGCAGCCTACAGATGCTCGAAAAGTATTTCCATGTTTTGATGAACCACATATGAAAGCTGTGTTTGAAGTCACCATAATCCACAGAAAGGATACTATAGCACTTACCAACGCAGCTCAGAAAG CTCAAGCGGAAATTAACATTGAAGATGAAGCATGGTTAATCACTGAGTTTTTTCCAACTCAGCATATGTCAACATATCTCTTAGCCTTTACAGTCTTTAATTATGAAGCCAAAATGACTGACTATGGGAGATATGTAATTAAG ACATGGGGCCCACCTGAAGCTATTGTGGCTGGGCATGCAGATTATGCACATAGAATTTCTGGACAAATCCTCAAATTCTTTGAAGATCATTATGATATGAAGTATCCATTGCCTAAACTTG aCCAAGTTGCTGTGGCAAAATTAGCAGGCAATGCTATGGAGAATTGGGGTTTGGTAATGTACAACAAAAAAGCAATTCTATATGAAGAGGGTGTTTCTACtacaacagaaaaagagaacattGCTGCAGTAATTGCTCATGAACTAGCCCATCAG TGGTTTGGAAACCTTGTCACAATGAAATGGTGGAATGATTTGTGGCTCAATGAGGCATTTGCAACATATTACTCATACCTTGGAGTGGATGGAGTGGAGCCAGCCTGgaatttt AAAGATTTAATAATTAGTAACGAAGTTCAGTATATGCTACAGTTTGAGTCTCTGGACAGTTCTCGTCCCATAATCAAAGAAGAAGATGAAGTGCAAAGCCCAGAAGATATCGCTGAACAATTTGACATCATCACTTACAAAAAG GGAGCATCAATACTGAACATGCTGTCAGATTATTTATCAGAGTCAGTCTTTGAAAATGGCCTGAAG TCATATTTAAAGGCTTTCAAGTATAAGAATGTAGACTCCAGGGACCTATGGGATCACTTACAGAAG GCAACAAATGACAGCAACAAAAatatacaagtggcagaaatgatgGAGAGTTGGACTAAGCAAGAGGGCTATCCCGTAATAACCATTAACACCAGTTCTGGAGAAGTATCTCAAAGACATTTTCTTCTCAACCAATCTGCCGAACAAAA TCTTACGTGGCACGTTCCGATAAAAGTGATGAAGTCTGGTTTAAGGGAAGTAAAGCTGGACCTGCTGACTGTAAAAGGTCCAG TTTCAAAGCCAACGTATAAATCCAGAGAAGAAGAATGGATCCTAGCCAATGTCAACAGTACTGGATATTACAGAGTTAACTACGATCTTGAGAACTGGAGAAGATTGGTAATGCAGCTTGAAACTCAGCACCAG GAGATTCCAGTCATCAGCAGAGGGCAGCTGATTGATGATGCATTtaatcttgcagt AGCCAGACAGATCAACTTCACTTTGGCACTGGACACAACCAAGTTCCTACGAAAGGAAACCGAATTCATTCCATGGAACTCTGCCATAAAATCATTTCAGTATTTGAAACACCTACTGGATTTTACTGAGGTGTCTAGCCCCATGAAG GCATACATAAGGAAACTTGTCGCTCCACTTTATGACCATTTTGAAGCTTGCACTGTTAATTCAACAGTCCCAGACAGCCTGACTGCACA GTACAACCAGATTAATGCAGTCACCCTTGCCTGTAGCAATGACGTTACCAAGTGCCACAAGATGGCAACTGATGCCTTCAACAAATTGGAAAAGAACCCTGATTCAGAATG GATTCATCCAAACTTGAAAAGAAGAATCTACTGCACTGCCatagcagcaggaggagagaagGAATGGGACTTTGCTTGGGAGATGTTTCAGAATACCAAAagtatgactgaaaaaaaagatttactgTCAGCTCTGGCTTGCACTAAGCAAACCAGTCTTTTAAAAAG GTACCTTGAATACTCCCTGGACCCAGACAAGATAAAGAAGTCTGATTTCTTTTCCATCATCCAATTCATTGCCACAAATGCTGATGGGCAGCAGTTAGCGTGGGACTTTATCCAATCCAAGTGGGAATACATTATCCAAAC atatgaagaagaagaagttcCAGTGATTGATCTAATTCATGGAGTAACACAGAGATTCTCCTCAGAGGCTAAACTGGAAGAG CTCAGGCAGTTCCTGAAGAACCAGGGGGAGGAAGCCATCCCTTCTGTCGTGTGGGCCCTGGAGTCCGCCATCGAAAGTACACAATTTAACATCCAGTGGGTGCAGGAAAACAAGCAGAATTTTCTGGACTGGTTTCACAGAGAGTCTGTAGCCCATTAA
- the LOC108941278 gene encoding aminopeptidase N-like isoform X1, which translates to MSRGARRVSKTAARAAVTAAVLALLLAAIAVIAVHQGKWKRDPPEGRPVVVTAVLSEAPPNMRLPKSLIPDRYRVYLQVHLDSKASNVTRETFTFSGNSTVKFKCTEATAWIYIHCKDLNVTFLRAMDEKQSTVEVKNVTVKKDESNFLEIELRDTLRANETYYLITAFSGPLVHDSAGLYIIEYRENEGSQRYLATSHMQPTDARKVFPCFDEPHMKAVFEVTIIHRKDTIALTNAAQKAQAEINIEDEAWLITEFFPTQHMSTYLLAFTVFNYEAKMTDYGRYVIKTWGPPEAIVAGHADYAHRISGQILKFFEDHYDMKYPLPKLDQVAVAKLAGNAMENWGLVMYNKKAILYEEGVSTTTEKENIAAVIAHELAHQWFGNLVTMKWWNDLWLNEAFATYYSYLGVDGVEPAWNFKDLIISNEVQYMLQFESLDSSRPIIKEEDEVQSPEDIAEQFDIITYKKGASILNMLSDYLSESVFENGLKSYLKAFKYKNVDSRDLWDHLQKATNDSNKNIQVAEMMESWTKQEGYPVITINTSSGEVSQRHFLLNQSAEQNLTWHVPIKVMKSGLREVKLDLLTVKGPVSKPTYKSREEEWILANVNSTGYYRVNYDLENWRRLVMQLETQHQEIPVISRGQLIDDAFNLAVARQINFTLALDTTKFLRKETEFIPWNSAIKSFQYLKHLLDFTEVSSPMKAYIRKLVAPLYDHFEACTVNSTVPDSLTAQYNQINAVTLACSNDVTKCHKMATDAFNKLEKNPDSEWIHPNLKRRIYCTAIAAGGEKEWDFAWEMFQNTKSMTEKKDLLSALACTKQTSLLKRYLEYSLDPDKIKKSDFFSIIQFIATNADGQQLAWDFIQSKWEYIIQTYEEEEVPVIDLIHGVTQRFSSEAKLEENVQHSSLPICVLIQLRQFLKNQGEEAIPSVVWALESAIESTQFNIQWVQENKQNFLDWFHRESVAH; encoded by the exons ATGTCGCGAGGAGCGCGCCGCGTGTCAAAGACTGCGGCGCGCGCCGCGGTCACGGCCGCCGTCCTCGCGCTTCTCCTCGCCGCCATTGCCGTAATCGCTGTGCACCAAGGAAAGTGGAAGCGGGACCCACCTGAGGGGCGTCCCGTCGTCGTCACCGCGGTCCTGTCTGAGGCGCCGCCGAACATGAGGCTGCCCAAGAGCCTGATCCCGGACAGGTACAGAGTTTACCTTCAGGTTCACCTGGACAGCAAGGCGAGCAACGTGACGAGGGAAACGTTCACTTTCAGCGGAAACTCCACTGTGAAATTCAAGTGCACGGAGGCCACGGCATGGATCTACATCCACTGCAAAGATCTCAATGTAACTTTCCTGCGTGCGATGGATGAGAAGCAGTCGACCGTAGAggtgaaaaatgtcacagtgaAAAAAGATGAGAGCAATTTTTTAGAAATTGAACTTAGAGACACACTGAGAGCTAATGAGACCTATTACCTTATTACTGCTTTTAGTGGGCCGCTGGTTCATGACTCAGCTGGTCTTTACATTATTGAATACAGAGAAAATGAGGGCAGTCAAAG ATACCTTGCAACTAGCCATATGCAGCCTACAGATGCTCGAAAAGTATTTCCATGTTTTGATGAACCACATATGAAAGCTGTGTTTGAAGTCACCATAATCCACAGAAAGGATACTATAGCACTTACCAACGCAGCTCAGAAAG CTCAAGCGGAAATTAACATTGAAGATGAAGCATGGTTAATCACTGAGTTTTTTCCAACTCAGCATATGTCAACATATCTCTTAGCCTTTACAGTCTTTAATTATGAAGCCAAAATGACTGACTATGGGAGATATGTAATTAAG ACATGGGGCCCACCTGAAGCTATTGTGGCTGGGCATGCAGATTATGCACATAGAATTTCTGGACAAATCCTCAAATTCTTTGAAGATCATTATGATATGAAGTATCCATTGCCTAAACTTG aCCAAGTTGCTGTGGCAAAATTAGCAGGCAATGCTATGGAGAATTGGGGTTTGGTAATGTACAACAAAAAAGCAATTCTATATGAAGAGGGTGTTTCTACtacaacagaaaaagagaacattGCTGCAGTAATTGCTCATGAACTAGCCCATCAG TGGTTTGGAAACCTTGTCACAATGAAATGGTGGAATGATTTGTGGCTCAATGAGGCATTTGCAACATATTACTCATACCTTGGAGTGGATGGAGTGGAGCCAGCCTGgaatttt AAAGATTTAATAATTAGTAACGAAGTTCAGTATATGCTACAGTTTGAGTCTCTGGACAGTTCTCGTCCCATAATCAAAGAAGAAGATGAAGTGCAAAGCCCAGAAGATATCGCTGAACAATTTGACATCATCACTTACAAAAAG GGAGCATCAATACTGAACATGCTGTCAGATTATTTATCAGAGTCAGTCTTTGAAAATGGCCTGAAG TCATATTTAAAGGCTTTCAAGTATAAGAATGTAGACTCCAGGGACCTATGGGATCACTTACAGAAG GCAACAAATGACAGCAACAAAAatatacaagtggcagaaatgatgGAGAGTTGGACTAAGCAAGAGGGCTATCCCGTAATAACCATTAACACCAGTTCTGGAGAAGTATCTCAAAGACATTTTCTTCTCAACCAATCTGCCGAACAAAA TCTTACGTGGCACGTTCCGATAAAAGTGATGAAGTCTGGTTTAAGGGAAGTAAAGCTGGACCTGCTGACTGTAAAAGGTCCAG TTTCAAAGCCAACGTATAAATCCAGAGAAGAAGAATGGATCCTAGCCAATGTCAACAGTACTGGATATTACAGAGTTAACTACGATCTTGAGAACTGGAGAAGATTGGTAATGCAGCTTGAAACTCAGCACCAG GAGATTCCAGTCATCAGCAGAGGGCAGCTGATTGATGATGCATTtaatcttgcagt AGCCAGACAGATCAACTTCACTTTGGCACTGGACACAACCAAGTTCCTACGAAAGGAAACCGAATTCATTCCATGGAACTCTGCCATAAAATCATTTCAGTATTTGAAACACCTACTGGATTTTACTGAGGTGTCTAGCCCCATGAAG GCATACATAAGGAAACTTGTCGCTCCACTTTATGACCATTTTGAAGCTTGCACTGTTAATTCAACAGTCCCAGACAGCCTGACTGCACA GTACAACCAGATTAATGCAGTCACCCTTGCCTGTAGCAATGACGTTACCAAGTGCCACAAGATGGCAACTGATGCCTTCAACAAATTGGAAAAGAACCCTGATTCAGAATG GATTCATCCAAACTTGAAAAGAAGAATCTACTGCACTGCCatagcagcaggaggagagaagGAATGGGACTTTGCTTGGGAGATGTTTCAGAATACCAAAagtatgactgaaaaaaaagatttactgTCAGCTCTGGCTTGCACTAAGCAAACCAGTCTTTTAAAAAG GTACCTTGAATACTCCCTGGACCCAGACAAGATAAAGAAGTCTGATTTCTTTTCCATCATCCAATTCATTGCCACAAATGCTGATGGGCAGCAGTTAGCGTGGGACTTTATCCAATCCAAGTGGGAATACATTATCCAAAC atatgaagaagaagaagttcCAGTGATTGATCTAATTCATGGAGTAACACAGAGATTCTCCTCAGAGGCTAAACTGGAAGAG AATGTCCAACATTCTTCTCTTCCCATCTGCGTCTTGATTCAGCTCAGGCAGTTCCTGAAGAACCAGGGGGAGGAAGCCATCCCTTCTGTCGTGTGGGCCCTGGAGTCCGCCATCGAAAGTACACAATTTAACATCCAGTGGGTGCAGGAAAACAAGCAGAATTTTCTGGACTGGTTTCACAGAGAGTCTGTAGCCCATTAA